CTATCACGAAGACCGTCCAGCAGAATTAGATGATAATTGTTATTTCGCCGATCCTGATGGCAACCGCATACAGATCGTGATTGATGCCTCATCCGATAGGGAACAAGGCGTTTTAGGGCTGGATCATGGGGCCATTCAGGCATCTGACCTTGAATGGGCCGAAGAATTTTATATCGATCAACTGGGCTTTCAGGTTGATCACCGGGTTGGCTGGAAGACATCAGATTATATCCGGGCTCAGGTCTGGAAAGATGGCAAAGAAGATATGGCGCCGGGGACTAGGCGCCTGGATCAGCGCTATCGCGATATTCCCGGCGGAAAACCCGGCCAAGGCCGCGCTGTTGCCCGACCAAACATGCAGGTATTCCTGAAAATGGGATCGACGGCACTGGGACTTTATCTCGCCCTTTCCCATGAACAGGAACCATCAACGGATAAAATCAAAGGCACGCCACGCATTGCCTACAAAACATCGCGCGCAGCCCTTGACCATATGGCTAAAAATCTTAAATCCAGCCAGGGGAATTTTCTTGGACCCGAAGATATTGGCAATGGCACTGCGCTTTATTTCCGTGATCCTTGCGGTAATTTTCTTGAACTGTGGTGCCAAAAGGATAGCTGATGGTCGACAAAAGCCCGTTCCCAGAACCTCAGGCGCCATATTTTTTGCCACGGTTTTCTATCGCTGAGCGCGACCGACGCTGGGCAGCCGTTCGCGCATTGATGGCTGAGCACAACATCGACGTTATCATTGCCCCGCAAAACACTGGGCATTCCATGGATTTTCAGGCCGATACCCGCTACCTCACCCATTGTGGCGGCGGTGGAGATGCCGATATCGCTGCCGTCTTCCCATTGGAAGGTGACGTGACCGTGATTGCCACATCGGCAACACCGCGCTGGCTGCCGAATGTTCAAGACTGGACCACAGACATACGCGAAGCACGGCGCAATTACGGCCGTGTCATGGTGGAACGCCTAAGCGAGTTAGACCTGACCCATAACCGCATCGGCATTACAGGGCTTGGCGAAATTGGCGGCACCCGTTCCCCCGAAGGCCTGATCATGCATGGCACCTGGAAACAAATTAGAGAGGCCTATCCCAACGCGGAAATTGTTGATGCCACAGATATTCTGGCCACCGTGCGCGACGTAAAAAGCGATGAAGAAGTCGCCTGCCTGAGACGCGCCGTGGAAATAATCGAACAAGGCTACATTTCCGAG
This is a stretch of genomic DNA from Rhodospirillales bacterium. It encodes these proteins:
- a CDS encoding VOC family protein; the encoded protein is MTQRTSIHEPIIEGIAFAIIEVSDIEASAGFYKKYLGLSNAPHDALPDDLSGSRSMALQCPSGQMLVLVERATPRCFPDTGVHLAYRASADARDAICQSLNGDAIPIEHYHEDRPAELDDNCYFADPDGNRIQIVIDASSDREQGVLGLDHGAIQASDLEWAEEFYIDQLGFQVDHRVGWKTSDYIRAQVWKDGKEDMAPGTRRLDQRYRDIPGGKPGQGRAVARPNMQVFLKMGSTALGLYLALSHEQEPSTDKIKGTPRIAYKTSRAALDHMAKNLKSSQGNFLGPEDIGNGTALYFRDPCGNFLELWCQKDS